In Paludibaculum fermentans, the genomic stretch CATTGCAGCGTTCTCGGGGCATTACTGGAAGGGCGTCACGCTGGAGTGGATCGAGGCGAATGGACAGGCGTGCGTACTGCTGTGCCGGGATGGAGCGGCGGTGGCCCTGGCGACGGTGGATGCTTCGGCGGAAGGGATCGAACAGGTGCTGTGGGTGATGCGGCCCAGCAAGTTGAGCGGGGTGGTGCGAGGGGACGCTCGGCCCCAGGCTGGTTGAGCCGGGGAGGAACGTCCCCGGTCGATCAGGCCGCAGTGACCGTCTGGCGGAGCCAATCCTCGAAGTGCGTCGCGCCCAGTTGGGCGGAGGCGTCGAGGGGGACGATCCCGGTTTCGCTGATTCCAGCTCCGAAGTAGCCGGCCTTGGGGTCGACAACGATCTCGCGCGCGTCGTGGCGGGCGTTCAGGTCCATCCCGATCGCCGCTTCGAAGGTGTAACGATCGGGGCCGGCGATTTCGAGGGTTCCGTTGAGGGGGGCGGCTTCGGCGACACGGGCGAGGGTTGCGGTGACATCGTCAGCCGCGATGGGTTGGATTAGAGCCGCCGGAACCACGACCTTCCCGTCGACGGTGGAATAGTCCGCGATGCCCTTCACAAACTCGAAGAACTGCGTGGCCTGCACGATGGAGTAGGGGATGGAGGAGTCGCGGATGAGTTGCTCCTGCGCAATCTTCGCGCGGAAGTAGGGCACCTGCGAGCTACGGTGGATGCCGACGATGGAGAGGGCGATGTGGTGTCCGACTCCAGCAACCGCCTCATAGGCAAGAAGGTTCCGCGTGCTGGTGGTGAAGAAGTCCAGGACAGCCTTTTCCTCGTAGGAAGGGGCGTTGGTGACGTCGACCACGACGGAGGCACCCTGAAGCGCCTCGGCCAGGCCTTCTCCAGTGAGGGCGTTGACGCCGGTGCGGGGCGAGGCGGGCGTAACCTCGTGGCCGGCTGCGCGCAAGAGGGCGACGAGCCTGGTGCCGATGAGCCCGCCGCCTCCGACGACTACGATCTTCTTTGACATGGTGAAACTCCTTGTTCCGTCTGTTGTGTGAGCTGCTTCTCCAGCAAAGACCGGATAGCGGGGCGAGTTGTGACAGGAATCTTCGGGGAGCAGGCAGCAGGCGATCAGGTGGCGGGTTGTTCGGCGGCAGCGCCCCGTCGTTCGCGCCGGTAGCGGGCCGGCGGCAAGCCGAACTCCCGTTTGAACGCACGATTGAAGGCGGCCTCCGATTCGTACCCAACCTCGGACGCGATTTCCGCCACGCCCTTCGGCGTGCGCTCCAGCGAGCGAGCCGCCAGTTGCAGGCGCCAGCGGGTGAGGTAGGTCATGGGCGGTTCGGAGAGATAGCGCGTGAAGCGCTCGACCAGGGCGGAGCGGGAGATGCCCACTTCGCGGGCGAGATCGGCGAGGGTCCAGGGATGATGGGCCCGGCGGTGCATGAGACCGAGGCTGCGGCCGACCACAGGGTCGCGAGCGCCGGAGAGCCAGCCCGTCTGCTCCTGCGGCAGGCTGGCAATGTAGCGGCGCAGGATGTCGACAAACAGTGCCTCTGAGAGCTTGGCCAGCATCGCTTCGCTGCCCACCCGGCCGGAGGATGCTTCCTCGACAAGCTGCAGGATGGAGTTTTCAAGCCATTGCCCGGAGGCGCCGGTGCGGACATTCACTTTCAGGATCGGCGGGAGGCTACTGAGGATGGGGCGGCTGAGTTGCGGGTCGCAGCCCATGAAGCCGCAGACAAGCCGGGTGCGTGAGCCGCCTCCGCCGGCCTGCAGCCGGGTGAGGTCGCGCGCCTGCACTTTGCGCTGAACCTCGGCGGTTTCGCGGGTCTCGAAGGATTCCGGCTCACTGGTAAGGACGTGAGGGTGGCCGTGGGGGAAGACCACGACATCGCCGGGCACGAGGGGGAGAGTGGAGCCGTCCATGTGGGCAAACGCTCCACCTTCCAGGACAAGGTGGTAGATGACGAGATGCGGGGATCCCGGCGACAGCATGGCCGTGAGGTGCTGGGAGGCCGGAGTGTTGACGCCCCAGGGCGCGGAGAACTCCGCATTGAAATAGAATGCGCCGTTCAGCTTGACCCCGCTCAGGATATCCGAAAAAGCGTCCATGATCCCCTCTGGACTCTCTGCAAATTTACGCGGATGACCGGCAAATCAATTAGTAGGTTGCGGATTCCCGAGCAAAAACTGGCGACGCCGGAGCATGGTTGAATCCGCCTCGGACCTGCACAATTGTATCCAGGCGCACCGAGACCGGGCAACTTTCCATATGCAGAGGTGATCAGTATCGACTGAGGTCCGAGGCAATCGCTTTGCCTGGAAATGCCCGCGCCGGCGAGCGCATTGAATAGTCCCAACTTCCGCGAAATGGAATAAACGGGAAAGGCCACGGCTTTTCACCTGTTTCCATTTGCGGAGAGGTTCCCGCGGGGCGTGCCCCCCGGGTCCTCAAGGCGGCCTGCCGCCCATGGCCGCAGGCGCATCCGGTGGCGCCCTGGTGGGGGTTCTACCCACAACACCGTTTTCATCTCCAGAGGGCGAAGGCCCCGGACCGCGAATATGCGGCCCGCGGCCGACGCACCCCTGGCCACCAGCAGCAGGCCCAACGTTCGGAGGAGCGTTGGCTTCATTACACACGGAGGAGAGGAGATCGATGTCTAGAGCAATTTGGATTCACGGTGCGCTGATGATACTCAGCGCGGCAACAGTCACGGTGATGGCCCAGGATGCAACGAAAGCGGGCCAGTGGAAGACCTGGGTGATCTCGTCGGGCAACGATCATGGAGTGCCCGCGCCGCCGGAGGCCGCGGAAACGCGCGGTGAACTGGACTGGCTGCGCGAGGTCTCGAAGGAATCGGACGCCCGGATTGTGGAGCAGATCCGGTTTTGGGATTCGGGTCCGGCGTCATACCGCTGGATGGACCTGATCACGAAGCGGCAGAGCGCGGCGCAGCCTGTGGGGCGGTCGATGGTGCATGCGTATACGTATGTTTCGTTGGCCATCTACGATGCGACGGTGGCGGCGTGGAATGCGAAATACGCCTACAATCGCGCCCGGCCTTCGCACGTGGATCCGGCAATCCTTCCCAGGGTCCCCGTGCCGCAGAGCCCCTCGTACCCTTCCGACTACGCGGCCACGGCAGCGGCGGCGTCCGCGGTGCTGGCGTATCTGGTGCCCTCCGAGGCGGTCTATTTCCAGGGCCTGGCCGAAGAGGCGGGCAAATCGCGTTTGTACGCGGGCGTGGAATACCCGTCGGACTATCTGGCCGGTTGGGAACTGGGGATGCGGGTGGCGGAACAGGTGATAGCCAAGATTCGCGCCGACGGGTCCGACATGGTGTGGTCGGGCACGGTGCCCACGGGCGCATGCCTGTGGACTGGCACGAATCCCGGCAACATCGCGGCCATGAACTGGAAGCCGCTGCTGCTCAGTTCGCCTGCTGAGTTTCGCCCTCAGCCGCCACCGGCGTGTACGTCCCCGGAAGTACAGGCGGACCTGGCGGCCGTGAAGAACTTTCCGCGCGCCTTGACCACCGCAAACCTCAACACCAACGCCCGCGCTCTCTATTGGCAGACTCCGGAGGGCGTCTTCCCCTGGGCGTTCGTCCAACTGAACCGGTGGGTTCTGGAGGACAAACTCGAGTTGAATCCGCCGGCGGCGGCGCGGGCCTACGCACTGTTGGGCGCGGTGGGGTTCGATGCGTTCATCGCCAGCCAGGACGGCAAATTCGCCTACTGGTACTTGCGCCCGGCGCAGTTGGATCCATCACTGGCTCCACTGTTCCCGGCGCCAAACTTCCCTTCTTATCCGTCGAACCATTCCACGTTCTCGACGGCGCGTTCCGAGGTGCTGGCGTATCTGTTCCCTGACCGGTCTGGCATGATCCGCGCAATGGGCAAAGAGGCGGGTGATTCCCGCATCTGGGCCGGAATCCATTTCGAGATGGACAATCAGGCCGGCGTGACACTCGGCAGGAACATCGCCCACAAATTCATTGCCTGGGCCGAGAACGACGGTTCCCAGCAGTAATCGACTTCAGATCAAAAGGAAACAAACAATATGCACACTACCGCTACACAACCTCAGAACACTCCCGAATTTGAGGCTTTGAAAGCTCGCTTGAAGACCACCTGGATGACCGGGAACTATGACGTCTTCTCGCGCTTCATGCAGAAGGGCGCGGAGGACTTCTTCAGCCGTCTGCGAGTGGCGCCCGGTTCGCGCCTGCTGGACGTCGGCTGCGGATCGGGCCAGTTGGCGCTGATCGCGGCCAGGGCCGGCGCGCAGGTGACCGGCTGCGACATCGCGACGAACTGGCTGGAACAGGCCAGTTTGCGCGCCATGGCCGAAGACCTGGATGCCGTCTTCGAGGAGGGCGATGCCGAGGCTCTGCCATACCGCGATGGGCAGTTCGACGTCGTGGTGAGCCTCATCGGCGCCATGTTCGCGCCCAGGCCGGAGCGAGTCGCGGCCGAACTCACCCGCGTGTGCTGGCCTGGCGGGCTGATCGCGATGGCCAATTGGACGCCCGGCGGCTTCATCGGCCAGATGTTCAAGACCATTGCGCGGCACATCGCCCCGTCCGGCATGCCTTCGCCAGTCCTGTGGGGCGACGAGGCAATCGTTCACGAACGGCTGCGGGACGGCATCTCCGACGTGCAATGCGCGCGCCGCATGTATCGCTTCGAGTATCCGTTCCCGCCCGCCCAGGTGGTGGAGTTCTTCCGGGAGAACTACGGGCCGATGACACGGGCGTTTGCTTCCCTGGACGTGGAGGGGCAGCGGATACTCCGGAATGAGCTGGTTCAACTCTGGTCGGCGCATAACAACACCAAAAGCGGTGGCACGAGTGTCGATGCTGAGTATCTGGAGGTCATTGCCACCCGAGCCTGATGATCGGGCTGCCTGAACAGGCAGGGCGGGCGTTGCGGGCCCGATTGCGTGGTTCAGTCGGGGGATCCGCCTGGGCCGGCAACGGGTCCGCAACGGAGATGGAGAGCAAACGGGCGCCACCGCCGGATTTTGCAAATTCCCGCAACAGTGAGATGATTTAGGACGGTGAGCGCTGAAATGCGCAGGTGGGCAAGCGGGCCGGACC encodes the following:
- a CDS encoding SDR family oxidoreductase, whose product is MSKKIVVVGGGGLIGTRLVALLRAAGHEVTPASPRTGVNALTGEGLAEALQGASVVVDVTNAPSYEEKAVLDFFTTSTRNLLAYEAVAGVGHHIALSIVGIHRSSQVPYFRAKIAQEQLIRDSSIPYSIVQATQFFEFVKGIADYSTVDGKVVVPAALIQPIAADDVTATLARVAEAAPLNGTLEIAGPDRYTFEAAIGMDLNARHDAREIVVDPKAGYFGAGISETGIVPLDASAQLGATHFEDWLRQTVTAA
- a CDS encoding AraC family transcriptional regulator, giving the protein MDAFSDILSGVKLNGAFYFNAEFSAPWGVNTPASQHLTAMLSPGSPHLVIYHLVLEGGAFAHMDGSTLPLVPGDVVVFPHGHPHVLTSEPESFETRETAEVQRKVQARDLTRLQAGGGGSRTRLVCGFMGCDPQLSRPILSSLPPILKVNVRTGASGQWLENSILQLVEEASSGRVGSEAMLAKLSEALFVDILRRYIASLPQEQTGWLSGARDPVVGRSLGLMHRRAHHPWTLADLAREVGISRSALVERFTRYLSEPPMTYLTRWRLQLAARSLERTPKGVAEIASEVGYESEAAFNRAFKREFGLPPARYRRERRGAAAEQPAT
- a CDS encoding phosphatase PAP2 family protein, which encodes MSRAIWIHGALMILSAATVTVMAQDATKAGQWKTWVISSGNDHGVPAPPEAAETRGELDWLREVSKESDARIVEQIRFWDSGPASYRWMDLITKRQSAAQPVGRSMVHAYTYVSLAIYDATVAAWNAKYAYNRARPSHVDPAILPRVPVPQSPSYPSDYAATAAAASAVLAYLVPSEAVYFQGLAEEAGKSRLYAGVEYPSDYLAGWELGMRVAEQVIAKIRADGSDMVWSGTVPTGACLWTGTNPGNIAAMNWKPLLLSSPAEFRPQPPPACTSPEVQADLAAVKNFPRALTTANLNTNARALYWQTPEGVFPWAFVQLNRWVLEDKLELNPPAAARAYALLGAVGFDAFIASQDGKFAYWYLRPAQLDPSLAPLFPAPNFPSYPSNHSTFSTARSEVLAYLFPDRSGMIRAMGKEAGDSRIWAGIHFEMDNQAGVTLGRNIAHKFIAWAENDGSQQ
- a CDS encoding class I SAM-dependent methyltransferase, translated to MKTTWMTGNYDVFSRFMQKGAEDFFSRLRVAPGSRLLDVGCGSGQLALIAARAGAQVTGCDIATNWLEQASLRAMAEDLDAVFEEGDAEALPYRDGQFDVVVSLIGAMFAPRPERVAAELTRVCWPGGLIAMANWTPGGFIGQMFKTIARHIAPSGMPSPVLWGDEAIVHERLRDGISDVQCARRMYRFEYPFPPAQVVEFFRENYGPMTRAFASLDVEGQRILRNELVQLWSAHNNTKSGGTSVDAEYLEVIATRA